The Bacillota bacterium genomic interval TCTTTCCGTTGTTGTTCTTCAATCAATTGAACGCCAAGTCTTTCAAGGTGTTCCCGCCCGCTGATCTCCAAAAACGCCAACTCCAGCACAAGTAGGGTGGCCGGATCCACCCCGCTGATCCGCCTTCCCGCCTCATTAGTTTGGAAAGCTTCCTGAACTTGCTGATGAAGAACACGGCCGTGTTCCGCGACGTCGCGACGCAAGGGGGGGCGCGCCATACTTGGGGGTCCGGAACGTCTAACCGCAGCATCCGGTAAACGCCGCCAACGAATGTGATGATAATGTCCATCCGGTATCGGCAAAACCTACTCCCCCTTGTCCACCTTCGGTGGCCCGGATGCTCGACTCTTCAACAGAACCCGCTGTCGCCGTTCTTGCTTGGCGATCGCTCGTTCAAGGTCCTGACGGGTAAAACCGCTCACTCCTTTGAGAGCGGCATCTCTTAATACATCCATACATACTCGCTCAATCTCGGCGTGGCTCATACCCTCCAGTTTAGACACAATTGAGCGCATCGAAAACCGGGGCTTGGGCTGAGATGCCAACTTCTTATCAAGCAAGCTTTCAATCTCTGATAAATTGGGTTTTTCGAAACGAATGATTTCGTCAAAACGGCGCCATAATGCCGGATCCAATGATTGTTCAAAGTTGGTAGCAGCAATCAAGAGGGATCTTCCTGTAAATTGATCAAGTAGCTGCAAAAAGGAATTGACCACCCGCTTCAGCTCACCATGTTCTGTGACATCATCCCGGGACCTGCCTATCGCATCGAACTCGTCAAAAAGAACAACCCATAATCCTCGACTGGCATAATCAAACACCTTTCTCAAGTTGGCGGCAGTTTCACCCAGCAAACTGGAAACAACGGAATCAAACCGTACATAAAGCAATGGAAGCCCGAGTTCACCCGCCAGTGCTTCTGCAGTTGCCGTCTTTCCACAACCAGGTGGACCACAAAAGAGCACCTTATTGCCTGGTTTGAGTCCGTTGGCTTCAAGCACTTCCCATTGTCGGAACTCATTCATAATGTCCTTCAAGATTTGGTGTTGATCCTCAGTTAAAACAAGATCTTTAATATACCTGTCGGTCCACCTTACCTCAAGCAAGGGAAATCCGCGATCCGAATCCTTTGGTAACGGCTCGAAATTCAGGGATACATCAATCCCTAATGGTGTCTTGCCATTTTCGAGGATACGGGTCAGCTCGTTTGCCAGAACAAGATGGGATTTTTTTCGTTCCTCTTCAATGATTTCCCTGGCGGCATCTATGAACAGCTGCCGGTCCGCGATCTTGTAGCCCCGAAAGAGTTTTTTCAGCAAATCGGCTCTAGCCATATTCATTTTCCTTTCCCCAGAACCTGCGTGATATCTTTTGATGTAACTTACTATTCTTGCACCGCGAACGTTGAAACAGATACATCTCGCGATTCTTCTCAAGAACATTCCTACCAGGACAGTCGCCCACTTCTGTTGTTCAGCCCGATGGACTTCACTCTACCAGCCCTGCATCAGGTGGCGACGCCGGTCGGCGGCATCCAACACCGTGGCGCACGACTCCCAGGGAACCTTCTGGAGTTGATGATATTTCAGTTCGAAGGGGTGTTGTTGTACCACGGCGTCGATGGTCTGCCGGGCCTTTTCAATCCGGCCCAGGGCGATATTAATCCAGACATCCTCAAGAACATCAGGGATCTGGCCGAACAGATTATAGATTTGCTCCAGCCGCTCGGAAAGCAACTCGTGTACCCGGTCCTCCACCGACCCTCTGTAGCGCATATTGTAAATGTAAACGGTGTCTCGGATCTGACCGATACGCAATATGCGACCCTTACGCTGTTCCAATCGTGTCGGGTTCCAAGGCAAGTCGAGGTTGATCAGCGTCCCCAGGCGCTGAAGATTGAGCCCCTCGCTGGCCGCGTCGGTGCCGAGAAGTAGCTTGATTTCACCATACGCCACCAGCTTTTTTAACTCATCTCGACCAACCCGGCTGAATCCCCCGCCAACCATAATCCCTGACCGTTGTGCCCCGGCATAGATGCCGATTTTTTGTTCCGGTAGTTCCCTGGAGAGGTTCTGCGCCAGCCACCAAATCGAGTCGTAGTACTGTGAGAATATGATGCAGCCCAGATCCAGCCAGCCGCGAACCAGGAGACAATCCAGAACCACGCTGTATTTCGGATCCCGTTCTCGGTTGGCCTCCAAAGCGTGTACAAGATCCTGCAGTTTACCCCGCTCGGCAGGCGTCAGGTTTTTTAATTGCGATTGGTTGCCATCATCCTCGGTATCTTCATCTTCTTCGGAAATATCCTGCCCGTCACCCAACAGTTTTTCGGCTGTGTTTTTGCCGGCGTAAATGGTACTACCAATACGCCTCAGGAGTAGGGTCTTGAGAAAACCCGCCGCCCGCATCCGGTCACTAAGCAGTTGACAGAACGCTTCCGCCAAATTGTAAGCGTCCTGAAGGTAAGGCGGGAGACCAACGGCCTCACTATCACTTTCACCAAAAAGCTCCACCTTTATCGGTTTTAAATATGGTTCGTTCGTTTCGGGATCAATGGTGTTCTCCAGATATCCCCTGGTACGGCGGACGATGTGCCGGATAAAAGGATTATGATTCTGCATAAAGTGTCGTGATAATCTTCTTATCCGGTCGCGTTCCGGCTCACCCATTTCAAACCAGATATCTCCCGGTATGACCGTTTGATCGTCAGTCATTCGTAACAAGCGGCGGAGCAGTTCAAAATCTCGCCCTTCCGAGCGTGGCGGAAAAGGATTTCTGATCCACGCCCAGATTTCACGCTCACTATCATTATCCGACAACGCGCGCTTGCCCATTATCACGTCCAAAGCTTCTCCGGCGTGCCGCCAACGGCTGAACTCACTACCCAACACTGCGTCATTCCCTTTGGCCAAAACATCAAGAAAATCCCAGGCCTCTACGGGATTGATCTGCACTGGAGTAGCCGTAGCCAGGAGCAGGCTCTTGGTCCGGGGAGCAATTTCATAGAGAAAAGCCAGCAGGTTATTGGGTTCGGGCTTCTCATCTTCCCGTCCGGAACCAAGATTCTTGCGCCGGGCGCGGTGTACCTCGTCCACAATGACACATTCATAGGATAGTTTTTTGAGGTGTTCCGTTATCTCTGATTCGCGCGTAATCAAACCCTGCGAGACGATACCTACACGTCTGGGGCACTTCCTGATACCGTCCGGTCCCGCCGCGGGATGCTCGATACCGTTTTCATCCACCCAGTGCTTCCCGGTCCACACCGCCGAAGGCATATCCAATAGACTTCTCATTTCATCTTGCCATTGCCACAACAGCGTCTTGGGCACAAGGACCAGAATAGGTTTGTGACCGTAAAGAGCCATCAACTGCGCCGACAAGGCCAACTGTAGGGTCTTGCCCAGCCCCACCATATCGGCGAGAATCAGGCGTGCCCCGTGAGGACCGCGGTGGGCGTCAAAAGCCATTTTGACAAAGTGTTTCTGATGCTCCCACATCCCGTACTCCCGGCGGAATACGGGAGCTTCAATCACCGTTGCGGCGGGGTCCGCCTCGGACTGCCAGTCGTCCACCTTCGGAACCACCGTCCGCCGTGCCAGACGACCGATGTCCTCTACTACAAAATCGGCCAGCGGAACCGCAAAGGGGTTATCCCAAAGGGCATCGAATTCCTCCTGCACCCACTGCACAGCCTCTGAAGAGTCGTCCTCCCAGAGAATTTCGTAGTTAAGCTTCCAGGCATCATGGGTCTCGTTGGCACTGCCAATAAAAGCGGTTTTCCGCCCGTCGACCAAGGTGATTACCCCGGCCTTGCCATGCACAAGACCGAACCGGTCACGGGGCAACACTCTGACCCGGAGTTTGCCAGACCGCAAGAACTCGAACAAGCGCGCAAAACGAGTTTTGGCCGCCGGGCCGAGTTTCTCCGGCTCCGAACCGCACCATTCCTGGCGCATAGCGTACTGCGCCGCGCGTGCCGTTTCCACATCCCGGATATGCAAGTCAGAATTGCAGATTACCCGGACAAGGCCGCTGACTGTTTCCAGCGCCTCGCCGGAGACCTCCAGCACCGAGGAGCTGAAATAGCCCGCAATACGGTCATACGCCCTGGCTCCCGAAAGGCGCTCTTTCAGGAAAGAATGGTCCAGTTTTTCCCGGCGTGACGAAAACCGCTGAATCAATGTCCCCTCTCCCCGTTGTTAAACGTGGTCGTTCGCTACGGCCCCGGCCAACAGTCCGGCGGCCCTGGCGTCTTCTTTCCAGTGGGGCAGGTTGTCGTGCTCTAACCTAGCCAAATAGCGCAGGATTTGGATTAGGGTTTTCCGTCCGTCCCAGTACCGTTCTCGGAGTTCATTTCGGAACCAGTTTCGTCCGGTAACCACTTCT includes:
- a CDS encoding AAA family ATPase produces the protein MNMARADLLKKLFRGYKIADRQLFIDAAREIIEEERKKSHLVLANELTRILENGKTPLGIDVSLNFEPLPKDSDRGFPLLEVRWTDRYIKDLVLTEDQHQILKDIMNEFRQWEVLEANGLKPGNKVLFCGPPGCGKTATAEALAGELGLPLLYVRFDSVVSSLLGETAANLRKVFDYASRGLWVVLFDEFDAIGRSRDDVTEHGELKRVVNSFLQLLDQFTGRSLLIAATNFEQSLDPALWRRFDEIIRFEKPNLSEIESLLDKKLASQPKPRFSMRSIVSKLEGMSHAEIERVCMDVLRDAALKGVSGFTRQDLERAIAKQERRQRVLLKSRASGPPKVDKGE
- a CDS encoding phospholipase D-like domain-containing anti-phage protein, whose amino-acid sequence is MIQRFSSRREKLDHSFLKERLSGARAYDRIAGYFSSSVLEVSGEALETVSGLVRVICNSDLHIRDVETARAAQYAMRQEWCGSEPEKLGPAAKTRFARLFEFLRSGKLRVRVLPRDRFGLVHGKAGVITLVDGRKTAFIGSANETHDAWKLNYEILWEDDSSEAVQWVQEEFDALWDNPFAVPLADFVVEDIGRLARRTVVPKVDDWQSEADPAATVIEAPVFRREYGMWEHQKHFVKMAFDAHRGPHGARLILADMVGLGKTLQLALSAQLMALYGHKPILVLVPKTLLWQWQDEMRSLLDMPSAVWTGKHWVDENGIEHPAAGPDGIRKCPRRVGIVSQGLITRESEITEHLKKLSYECVIVDEVHRARRKNLGSGREDEKPEPNNLLAFLYEIAPRTKSLLLATATPVQINPVEAWDFLDVLAKGNDAVLGSEFSRWRHAGEALDVIMGKRALSDNDSEREIWAWIRNPFPPRSEGRDFELLRRLLRMTDDQTVIPGDIWFEMGEPERDRIRRLSRHFMQNHNPFIRHIVRRTRGYLENTIDPETNEPYLKPIKVELFGESDSEAVGLPPYLQDAYNLAEAFCQLLSDRMRAAGFLKTLLLRRIGSTIYAGKNTAEKLLGDGQDISEEDEDTEDDGNQSQLKNLTPAERGKLQDLVHALEANRERDPKYSVVLDCLLVRGWLDLGCIIFSQYYDSIWWLAQNLSRELPEQKIGIYAGAQRSGIMVGGGFSRVGRDELKKLVAYGEIKLLLGTDAASEGLNLQRLGTLINLDLPWNPTRLEQRKGRILRIGQIRDTVYIYNMRYRGSVEDRVHELLSERLEQIYNLFGQIPDVLEDVWINIALGRIEKARQTIDAVVQQHPFELKYHQLQKVPWESCATVLDAADRRRHLMQGW